Within the Populus trichocarpa isolate Nisqually-1 chromosome 14, P.trichocarpa_v4.1, whole genome shotgun sequence genome, the region CAAATATTATCTTAACATGCTGCCCAGCAGATTTGAGATGAGCCTCGGTATAGCATTAATTGAGGTTCTCTCGAGGCACACATCTGATGAAGTATACTTAGGTCAGAGGCCGCTGTTAGAGTGCACTGACGATGGAGTTCAGGAAAAATTCAAGAAGTTCAACGAACATCTCCAAGAGATAGAGAAGAAAATTATTCAGAGGAACAAAGATCCTAAGTTTAAGAACAGGAGCGGCCCTGCCAAGATCCCATATGAACTTCTCTACCCAGATACATCCAATGTTGGATCCACATGGGGCATCACAGGAAAGGGGATCCCTAACAACATATCAATATAGCACGACTTCATTATACTGCAAAATGGAGTCCAGTGATGACTATACAGTCACTATAGAAGTGTTTCTCCAAAATATATACTTGTCCAAAGCATGTTAAGCTCCACCATTTTCCTGGTCTCATCCTGATAGTGATTGCATTACTGAAACATGTTCTTTGTTTCTTATGAGTCAAAGGGGAGAAAATATCAAAGGTTCAATTTAATAGTATTCATCCAAGGCAGTATGCTGCCAATGGACTTTGTCTCACCTAGACAAGCATCGAAAGTGGAGAAAGCTAGAGCCAGAGAGTCAAATGGGACTATAACATTTGTCTTCGATGTGCACGCAAGATTAACAGTAAAATGATGAAAGACGgacaaaggaagaaaaaaaaaagaactagaaGATAAAACTAATGGTTCAGTAAATAcagatataaattaaagaagCAGATATACGGAAGGCATACAAAATATGCCAGCAGCTACCAAAATTCAGCACTATTTCCTATGACCTTGAGATGTCCCAGAAAACCAGCAGACCATTAAATACCGGCCAATCATGCAACCATTCCATCTTCCATCTTGTAAAAAAACACGGGTATTTATTAGCAACATCGACCCTGAAGTGCAAATGCTGCCAAATCAACAATTCCAAGATTGCCCAACACCATATCAGCAACCATTTCAGCAGTACCCAAAGCCTCCaaatcgaagaaaaaaaaatgatgagcgATTCCTTTGTTCAGCAGAGATTTATCAGCGgtcaaaaggataaaaaataactgcGAAGCTAATTTCCAAATACAGGCAGGGAACATAAGTTGTCACTAATCAAGTTTAGTTTAAAACTAGAACAATATGGTCAAACTTAAAAGcctgaatttatttttagaaggggaaaaaaagaataagaaaggaaaaacaccTAACCACTTTTCTTCAGTGGAAAAGAGGGATACAGATATTACCATAGAAAGTCCTCCTCCTTCATGCCCAGTTGCGATGATCACATTCATCAAACCAGGCACAGGCCCAATCACTGGCTTCCCATCAGGCACTAGAACAGTAGAACACATTTCATAAGTACAAGGTGATGGCTTAAagtacaaatttaaaattttcaagtcCTAGTGCCTTGGAAAGAAATTTTTTCCTCTATGCATGTCCTGAAGTACATGGACTTACTATAAGGGCGTAATCCTATTCTCACTTTTCTATCCAAAGTGAAATCTTCAAGGGGCAGCTCTTTTAGTTTGGGAAAGAACTCTCCAGCCCTCTTCCATATATGATTAATAATGGACTCATCCACTTTAGTGCTATACCCAGTAAACTGACGGCTGCTCCCTGAAAAGTTGAATAGTAGATGATAGGCCACACAAGCAGTCATTGAATGAACAACAGTATCTTATTTTGAAGTAACATAATTACgaagaaaataatatgctaGGAAGAGCAGAAGACGTGACATAAATATCCAAGATTTACCAGAAAGCCACACTCACTCTCTGTTCGCCAAATACAATTACTCATGCAAACAATTTAGTATCAAGTCTTATGAGGTTGCAATTCACCCAAGTTATTGTATGCAAGTTAAGATCGATGATATTAGATATCATGGAACTAAAAGTACAAAAAATTTACCAAGAACAAGGTTTCCCATTGTGTCCATCGTGGCCGTCATCGAGACAGACGGGGTTTGCCCTTCCTCAACTTTTACTGAATGTGAACTTTTGCGATCTAAAGCATCATGTAGATGATCAACATAACCCATCTCCATCAGGCCATGGTCCAATCTAAAGGAACTAAAGTTCTCAAGGACAACCAAGTGACCCtgttaaaaagattaaatgCATAACAGGTCTTATATATACAACAAGTGCAAGATACAAAATGGAATCACCCAATAAAGCtcatgtttaataaataaataaataaataaataacaaagaaagaaaatggtaaTCCCAGGCCATTTTATATAAtgcaaaataagaataaaaatcttGGGTTATGTGATCCTAGCTCCAACCTTCCGAGGCTTAACAGGGACATTCAACAAAATATCTGATTCTCTAAACAAGTCATGTGCCAAAGACCCGCTCCAACAACCAGCTGCCACTATAACAGCCTTCTTACTGTACAATGTATTCTTGAAAGTCCGAACACCTTCAACCTCACTGCTGCTATCAGATCTGTACACGTTAGAATTGAAGTAGTAATCTCAGAACTTATACCCCCTTGAAACCACAAAGAATTCACAGCCAGTTACAGAGAAGTGTGAGAATAAACCTCAATAAACCTGTCACAGGATCATGAAAGAACTCCGCATATCTCCCTTTTATAGAAAAATGCCTATTAGCCTACATACACATGAACCACACAAGCATGAATTCCACCACATGCCAACTGAAAACAATGCTGACTAATTGAGACaagggaaaaattaataaacctttTGAATGAATGCAACAGCACGTTGAGCGTCCAATTGACAATCATCGGGTAGAAACGCAGCCCCACCATCTTTACCGACCTCAAGCTCAGGTTCCTTTAATCGCAAAGCATCACTTGTTAAGTACTTTGCTCTCAATCCAGCTTCAGATAATCTcttcactttctttttcaacGTTGCTGCCTCTTTGGCAGTTCTGCCTACCAACAAACttcctataataataatttaagaaaaaaaatcacaaacaatTATCACACTGCCCAATTAGCTAAACATAAAAGTTATCTTCAGAGACttttatgaataaatttaaataattaccagTCCGTTTCCAACCTAATTCTTGTAACGGATCCAGGCCTTGGGCACGCACCTTCTCTGCAAACATTTGCCACAGTTTATAGCTTCTCATTGTGAGGTCCCATGTGTCACTCTCTGGTTCCTGGTGCACCATCCACAAGTATCCCTGCCCTGTAACCGTcacaaagtaaaacaaaaacaatattctgaaaaaaataaacaaaacgaGAGATAATAATCAGAATTTGTTACTAAGAATACCAGCGCCAGTAGCACCAGAGCAAGGGACGTCCTTATCAACAACAGCAACGGAAAGGTCCGACCCGATGAGGAACTGCCGGGCAATAGTTAACCAGATGATTCCAGCACCAATAATTACAACATCAAACGTGtgagtagaagaagaagaagaagaagaagaagaagaagtgattACGGGTTGAGTTCGAAAGGTTTTTGGTAGAGAAAGCGGTTTCCCGTTCGCGGTCAACGAGGAGCCAAAAAAGGTTGTTTTGAAGGTGACGATAGGGAAATGATTCCTTGGAAGCGAAACGACGTCGTTGTTGAGTGGTGGTGACTGTATGTGTAGCGTAACGGAAGCCATTTTTGGCTTTGATTCGCGATTGGAAGTTGAAACAGAACGGTTACCTCgacaaggaaaaggaaaaggaaacggTGTTAACTGTTACAACCGTACTTAATCcttaattcattaaattttttatcaattcaacttagaagtttaataatattaaaaaataaaattaattaattaatttaaaaatattttttttaaaaaaagttaaatttaattaaaaaaaacaatctatttcattttaaaaacaactaaaaattttcataaaagaacaacaaaacgCTGGAGGGtggtaaaaaagttttttttttttaaataaaataaaaccaagaaaactcgagtcaacatcATAAACtggggttaattttttaaaccttcAATCCATTAAATTCTAGACTTAAATTTAACTAAGAAGCTAAATACCAAGTTAATTAAATGTTGGaagatgaaataataaaaaaaatcttgcaagGTAAgacaatacaataataaaaagaattagatttgatatgaataaaatcaagaatgatgaaattgcaataaaaaacaattacaaaaatcatttaaataaaacaaatagtgatCAAAATGATGGGAATCAAATCTAACATATGAAAAATATccattgaggatgaaattgaaaaaaaatatctttaatttcataaattattttaaataaaaaaaattgtaataaagagaatagggatggaattgaaagaaatccttaatttcataaattattctaaataaaaaaattataataaagagaataaaaatgaaaatttaaagataacaAATCTCAGGGGCTAATTTGAGATCAACacaaaaaatgagaaagagagagggaaaaaaaatgaaacaaaaattcaCAGGTGCCAAACTAGCCACCATTAAGCTACGCGCGCCGCTTTAATTATGGAGGGGATGCCAAAATGTTCCGGTCGCCGTCCTGAAAGTAAAGTTTTAGCTATATGAAGGAGACATACATGTCGTCCGAAACCTACAAAAACTGTTCATGcaccttcaactttttttttattattattataaaaattattttattacctCTAATTACACTTGATAACTACAAAAAGCAAAgacaaaactttttaaatttcaaagttaATAACGTAATTTAACTATtgtaaaatcaaagttaaagaCGAAAAAATCCCTTAACCaaagtttaatgttttttttttgctatcaaGGACAATACAGTAATTATGTTATGcaagaaaaatgcaaaaacaaaaaaacaaattaatttaaccatattttttcttataataactaaaaaaacctctCTACCTCTAAAACAAGCCAAGCCAAgtaattgaagggtgaaatacTAAActcttacacacacacacacacacacacacacacacttctcTTTGCATTGAAAatcctactttttttttcttgttagaaAAAGGGGGCAACTTTTCCCTCTActcttcaggaaaaaaaaatctatatactCAATTTTAATTGAGTCTAAAATCTAGAAATTTGATACtgaacatttcaaaaaaaaatctgaatgtATATCAATATTTCCATCAAATTTCCTTGTACATGCGCATTAGACAAAAAGGTGTTGAGCGCTCAACTTCCCATCAAATCTTCTTGCTTTTCAAGTGCATATTAAACCTACAagctattaaaagaaaaacattgacTACAGACGAAACTGGAAATATTTAGGATTTAACTACAGAATTTATAGGCTTGGGATGCAACTCAAAACGGGTATAGAGGTTTCtaaagagagggagggagaggatCTATAACAAAATCACCAAAATACAACATGGGAAACTCATTATACAGACCGGGAACAGAACTGCAAATGCATATCTCTAATCAAATCGGCTTGAAGCCTACAATGGGGGAAACTCACTTCTAACCAGAAACCAGAGAGAAGTGTCATATCGCTGCCAAGCTAGTTTCGTCTTCGATAAAAAGGTAAAAGTTCTATGCTTCGACCTTGTTATGAATAAAGACTAGCTATGCGCGTCTCGAACTCAATAAACAGAAACTAAGCATCAGAGATCATCCAGGTTAATTATCCACTCATTGCACCTATCTGAACACTTCGTTTTAGAATCAGCTTCGGAAGCACAGTCAGAGTCAGCCAAGGCTCTGTCTAAGGAATCTGCTAAACTTGACTCCCATAAACCTAACCTACAAGCTCTATTGTAAGTCTCATACCCTGCAGCTCTTAGACCTTCTGAAACCATCTCCCTCAAAGGTCCGCGCATGTCTGAGCACTTATTCATGGTATTCAGAAAAGTTTCTGTCAACCCATGTTGCCAGAAAATCACAATGGCGCAGCTATTATCTACCAATCGCACATCAAATTCCTTGGAGAAAGCTTCATGAGACTCTTGTAGCAGGCTCTTTAGTATCCCAGCTGTCACCCTATCCCCAAATCCCCACAAGAAAACCATATCCTCACAGCTCACAGTTCTTGTGTTGTTAGTCCATATTTTGATTTCTCCATCTATTGGTTCTTCAGATGCAGTACAGAATGGACTGAAAATATTTGCGTAAGCTTCAAGGGCTGAAGCCCCTTTTTCTTCATCTGATTTGACAGCAGCAGGATCGATTTTGAGTATACTGCATAGCCTAGCAAACAATTCACAAATCTTCACAACATTTTGCCCATGAATAGTGTCTTCATTTTCCATAGCTGAAAAGATCAAATATGGTGTACATCAATCAAGTATGTCAAGTGGTATAACTTCATAATTTGCCGAAAGAAATTTCAATTGCCTACTTCATAATGTTTGGAGACCAGGCAAGAAAATAGAACCTACAAGCTATAAATAAGCAATTCATAAATAGACTTCCGTAACACAGATTTCCATTAATCCCCTATCATATAACATATGTCAGCCTGTTCATGAAAAAACCAGAGAGAGTAACTGACCTTGGCATGGAATTTCCATATCAATGGGTGTAAAGAACCGATTCTTTAATTGAGAAATAGCTACAGGTATACTAGTAACTTTTCTCAGAGGACTGATCTCCTTCATCAGATGGTTGACATCAATTACCAGGGGGAAAGCCAAACGCAAGGAACACATAAACTCATCCACTGTAGGAGGCAGGGGAGCTATGAATTTTGAATGAATAACTGTTAAATCTGCATGTAGCAGTATCGATCCATGAGATTagctaccaaaaaaaaaaacatatactttattttcagataaaCAGAAACTTGAGTTCATAGATATACACCATTAAGGGAACCATGCGAGACAACAGGCTTCTGAGAAGCAGATATCAAATCGATCACCTCTCGAAAGCCACGGACCTTTTTCTTTAGTTCCTGTTCGTCATTTTGAAGCTTTCCCTGTCAATCAAGCATCAATTAGATCATTAAGTGTAGCTTGACCATGATCATCACCAAGGATTGAGATATAGTTGCTACCTGCAGAAGATCTTTATCCTCCTTTGAACTTGTTAAAACAACACGAACTGCCTGCATTGCTCCACCCTTTGCTGGAATTATTAAAGGAACAACATCATCAGCAAATTCTTGCAACATCTGTAGccaacaaacataaaaattcaagatattattACCAACAAAAATTGGAAGCAAAACAAGTCTAATTCAGTAAAACCAGCAATAAGGATAAGAATCTCATGCATCACTACTAACTGACAGTCCAGACTATCCTTTCAATCTACCTCAACCACAAGCTGCGCTTGGCGTTCACTGCAAACATCTATATTCATGCACGGTCTTGAATCATACTCTTCATTTCCTAGAACGAGTTTTCTTAGGGATCTGACCAGAGCATCTGGAAACAAAAAGGTAAActcataataattttgttttcttataaaaaaaaaaacaaacgaaaGGAAAGGAATGACATAATCAAACCACCTTGAATTTGGTtgccttctttccttgtgcTAGTTTCTTTACATGCTTTCTTCCAATTTTTAATGTGTGATTTAATCCTTTCAACGAATACAGAATCAGCAACAGAAAGGGTAGAAGTGGATTCTGTCACATTCTTTGCAAGTATTGGATTCCCCATCTGAATTTTTGCAGCAGATTCTTGTTCTCTGGACAAGTATGAGATACCTATCAAATCAGAAGAATCACACAGATTTTCAAAAACAAGCTCAATACATGGAGGCAGCAGACTCTACTCGACACTTGTCATGCTCCTAAAATGATACTGGAATACATTCACTATCTATTTCAacaggtaaaaaaagaaaaaaccaaatatgGATGATTCTTACTTTGATTAGGCTTAGACTTGAGAGTGGCCAGTTGTTAGTGCCAAAAATAACTATTAACTCAACCTTATTCAATGATTTGAGTGAGAAAGCATCTTAACCTTGGCTcacttctattttctttaatttaaacaatGTGACATTCTAAAGGATTTAGAATATAGAAGAAAGAATTAGAATCCAAATTTGGAAATTCTTAGAGTACACATATGAAGCAATGCAACTTTAAGGGAATACATACCATCATTTATGCAAGAATTAAAGTCAAAACCTTGGCGAGCCATAGATATCAAAGACGAGGTTTGACAATAAAAACTGTAAGAAGGCATTTCCATCTTTAGTTCAGCTCTTGGGAACAAGTGAAAATTATATCTGCGCCAAAAGCAATATCCAGTTTTAGTTCATCATCAATTCTAGATTTTAACAGAACAAAGATTGGTTAAAGATTGTTGTACTAACGGGTAGGCAGTGACTTTAGAAGCCCTGACAGTGAAGGGGCAAACAGCGAAATGAAGAACCTGGAACCTTTCAGCGGCATACTTGGCTTTTAAGTAAGCCGTGTCGGCGGTGTCAAAAGGGGAGACGCGTTGCCAAGGGGCGGAGAAGAAGCCGGTGTTTTGCAAGGACACGGCCACAAAATCGGAATTGGAGACATGGGATTTTATGTCCTCAAGAGTGTCAGCGAAGTTTGATTTTGTGACTTGCTTTACGCTCCATTGCTGTTGAGGTTTATGGTGGGTTCTAGTCACGCTGGTGCTTAACAGGCGCCTTTGCAGCAGCGGGGAGACGgcaaccatttttatttttccttttatccgGCGAACCAAGAGAACTAGGGAGCAGAGAGAGCAGGTAGATCAAGATGTGGGCTAATTGCTTATTGTTGATGAAGTCAAATATGGGCCATGGCCCAATGCTTTCATGGGCTATTCTTCACCAGGCCGTTGGTTGGGGATTGCAAGACTCTCTCTATTTATGTTAAAGACAATAGAGGTGCCCCCTGGTGCTTGTTGGTTGGGGATCAGCACAGGTTGGATCCTCGTATTGTTAGTAATTTTTCATGAGCGTATCTGGAAGTAAAAGTATggtgtgatttattttttaatgttttgtatttgaaaatgttttaaataatatattttaaaaaaaattatttttaatatcgacaccttaaaataattaaaatattaaaaatatttatttaaagcaaatataaaaataaaaaagttttaacaatctacttgataaattattctcaacaaatatatatatatatatatatatatatatatatatatatatatatatatatatatatatatatatatatcaagatgactttttgtgtgaaaaaaatgattattcaAGACATGTCATCAGTTATTGAGGGATTCAAGAGGgcaggggtgattatttttggtttggtctgatgtttacctataaaaacaacaaaattgaaattttataaaaaacaaaaaataaaaccgaaaccggttctaACAGCTGGTTTTGATTCGGttcgattattttatattaaaaaccgaAACCTAAACTACCAGTTTTGGTTCTGTTCTGtttggttcagttcggtttcggtttggtatggttattttatattaaaaaccaaaaactatattgtttttggggttttttttattttctaatgggcttggtttcggttcggtttggtttttttttgtttaatttttttttccagtttggtttagtttatttttaactaaatcaaTTCAGTTCGATTgaggtttttcaatttcagacttataaaaccgaaaccaaaccaaatattttttaaaatattctaatcgatttaatcaatttttttcataaatcagttttttcagttattttttttatctcaatttaattaatttttcaatttatttcctcACAGCTACAAATACTACAAAAGGGTGGTGCCCGCGGCCTCCTCatggttgaaatttttttacccTTCCCCCCTTATATTTGATGCCCTCTGCTTTAAAAACTCTTGATTTTTAATCTCTAAACaaaggttgtcaattctgtATTGGTAGttgtttcgttttttcaattggaatgaaatgtttcagtttcggaaTACCGTTTCGAAGTTgtattgttcatatatatatatatatatatatatatatatatatatatatatatatatatatatataaattcaacaaacataattcaaattcaagataaattaattataaattatgcaatacaaacacaatgccaaacaaatataatttcaaaatttaaaatatttctaaatagtcaagattaaatagatctttaacttaaagtaattcaacttaaacaaaatatcaaaatattatgaaagtaaaatgttttaacacaaatattttaaatataaagttaggttaatgttatcaaggctaatggaatctaaagcatatcttgttttgctcaaattcctacaaagtataaacatgaaaaatacaacatgaatataaaccatatatatattagtgataaatttaattttaaaaaattaatatcattgttaatgaaaatagtaataataatttttaatactattattaatatcattgttattgaaaatagtaatgaaaaagagccttttataattgggtgatttaattaattaaattcaacaaCGTTCTATTTGATTCAAtagcttttcaagagcggaacagaacatgtggaatgaaactgAAACGTTTCGGGCGGAATTTAGCTGAAAAATCcagaacggaccgagatttaaaatgagatgaaatttattctgttttgttttgttttttgaattggtatggaatgtttcggccattcTGAGCGAAACGAAacgaaattgacaaccttgctcTAAACATGAAAactttaaacattttttatttacctcTACCTTCCTAAGCGAAACAAAGTTTTTGATTCGTCACTGTCGTCAATCACTCAAGAGTTTATTTCATGTGTTACATGTTAAAAAGCAATCATAGAGCATCATGAGTTGCGCATGGAGGGAAAACCTCTTTTTATGTCAGAAAGTTAATGGATTAAGACTTGACAGAGGTAGGATTTGGTCACGGCATGTGGAAACTGGTCCAAGCATAAGCTTACATATGTAGTGATGAATCTGCAATAAGATTGGTGCTTGAAGAAGCAAAGTATGATGAGATACATTCACTTGTAGCGTAGCATAAAAGTAGTTGCTTAACAAGGAAGTTGCTCTCTGCAGGATGGATTTATTCATTTCTCTGCGTGCGATGAAGTCTGGTGATCGACAATGTCTTAGATCGGTTTCCCAGACAGAAAACGACTGTAGAAATCTAATGCCTCTCGTGGTTTGTATTCTGGGACAGTATGTCCAGCCCCCTGCACCAACATGATAATCAAATTAGGGCAAGGATGATGAACAACTCAAGTCACTGAATCAAATAGCAAGCTGCGACCTACCTTCATGGTGAGGAAAGTTAAGTTGTTTGCATACCCTTGTGTATAACTGCAACAAAAATGACACCCAGAAGGTGTTTATTTGGTATTCGAGAAAAATAGTGTGGAAACTGGAAGGTCATAAAGAGAacgttttttccttttccctctAAGCTTTTTGTCCTAATGTTTTGAACTTATGATTTCATCACTGAAAAATTagtctcatcaattggaattcGAAAGCAAGAAAAGGTTTGTCCtttccaaaagaagaagaagagcaaatAAAGTACCCGGCAACTTGTCCATTGGAAGTCCATGGCCTCCATTCATCAACTATATCATATCCCATTGATCTCGTCCATGCTTCACTCCCGGTGTATGGAACACACATATCATGATCCCCGCTACAAGTAAAGTAAAGCTATAGCAGTTACTATCATCCTCCACATAATTCAAGGAATAAACAGTGCAAGAAAAAAGTGTAAGGATCTCATCTGATCCATGACGTTGAAAAGCAGAGAACTACAACTACACAGATGgaaccaataaaaaacaagcacTGAACAAGAACGTTCAAAGTTGTATGTATCTCCATTGTTCTTTACACAGGCGGAAAAcagtaaaaataaatcttacaacAATTTAAACcccttcctttcttttcctgTCTTCTCTAAGTCACTTGTCTCACCGAAACTACTAAGATTAAGAACACAAGTTTGAAGATCATGTACCTGAATATGAGGGCACGAAATCCCCTCAAAGTAAGGTTCCTGTGGTACTTAATCATGCTACCAGCATCATGATGAAAACGGATTCTATCTGTGCACAACTCCCAAGTACCAGATACACTTTCCTGTTTTACATAAGGTTCATAAAATACGGTAACTGCTTTCAAACTGTAGCGTGACTGACAAAATCGAGCAAACTTACTAGTTCAGCATGGATTGCTTTCCTAACTGCTTCATTGTTCAGCCATGACGTGGCAACTTCATCATCCTAACAAAATGGCATTTCAGATGAATCCAAATTGTTAGCAAACAGAAAGGCAAATGTGAATAAAGAAAATGACACCATGCACATAGAGAAAGTGTCAATTGGGTATAGCTAGATACGACAGGTTGGCTTCAAGGAaccaagaaaaatgaataaaaaaaatttctttatccTTTTGGCTTTTGTTTAAACAGTGATGGTGGACACTACACAGGGGAATGTTGATAGTAGAATGAAAGCACAATAATCAAGCAATAACATTCCTTAAGGTTAAAAACTAAACATGCTGAATTTTAAATAAGTTTCAAAGAAGGTACACCATAGCATAGATTTCATAAAGTTTACTCATTTTGATTGAAAAGTGAACATACAGTGGACTATTTTCATGTAATCTGTCCAACttcaagatatataaaaaaagaagaaaaaatgtttcaGCAAGCATTCTATATTTGCCATCAATGTTTATTTAAGACCAAATTATATTCCGCCACAAGATTGACAATTAAACTTTTTCCCTTTGTCCCAGGGCTTCCTTCTCTTGTAAAGCTTATGACTGTGTTTTCCTCACTGGCATGGTCGTGGCCTttgtaatgaaaaacaaaaggaattagTATCAGCTAATCTAGTTGGAAAATGGTGTCACATCTATGCAAATGCAGAACTTCTTTCAGTAGTGTCATTACTGATTCTTAAGAACTTATCACATTATTCAAGAAGCATTTcaacttcaatcttttttttcttctgaaaaacaatttttgtgCAATGTTCACCATACACTACTGGTGGAAGTTTATAAGATAAAATAGCATCAAACATTACAACAATAACATTCAGCAAATCTAGATAACAGAACAAGCCACCAGAATTCACCATGGAGGATTTCAGAAACAAATAAGTACATTAATAGATAAAAGTCACAGGatttacaacaaataaatattggACTTACAGTGCATGGAACACTCTCGCCATCGAGGAGCTGTGGCCATGTTGGAACA harbors:
- the LOC7469380 gene encoding uncharacterized protein LOC7469380 isoform X2, whose protein sequence is MASVTLHIQSPPLNNDVVSLPRNHFPIVTFKTTFFGSSLTANGKPLSLPKTFRTQPVITSSSSSSSSSSTHTFDVVIIGAGIIWLTIARQFLIGSDLSVAVVDKDVPCSGATGAGQGYLWMVHQEPESDTWDLTMRSYKLWQMFAEKVRAQGLDPLQELGWKRTGSLLVGRTAKEAATLKKKVKRLSEAGLRAKYLTSDALRLKEPELEVGKDGGAAFLPDDCQLDAQRAVAFIQKANRHFSIKGRYAEFFHDPVTGLLRSDSSSEVEGVRTFKNTLYSKKAVIVAAGCWSGSLAHDLFRESDILLNVPVKPRKGHLVVLENFSSFRLDHGLMEMGYVDHLHDALDRKSSHSVKVEEGQTPSVSMTATMDTMGNLVLGSSRQFTGYSTKVDESIINHIWKRAGEFFPKLKELPLEDFTLDRKVRIGLRPYMPDGKPVIGPVPGLMNVIIATGHEGGGLSMVISVSLFSTEEKWLGVFPFLFFFSPSKNKFRLLSLTILF